TAATCTTCTGAAACTCAGATAGCAATTCCTGCTGATGTTGCGCGAGGTAACGAACGACACGTGCGTTACCGAGTAGTCTATTGACATACCCCTTTGCCAGCACAAGATCGAGATGATCAGTCCCATAGGATTGTTCCGCAATCTTGAACTCTCGCTCAAGATTGACGGATTCATGCTCCATCAATGCCAGCTGCTCGTTACTCAACCCCTTAGGTGCTTTCGGCTTTCCAGGGTCGACGAGTTGCGATTGCGGCGTTGCCGCGAGGAGTGAATCGGCATAGCTAACGGTGTACTTATTCATTGCGATCATGAGATCCGCAGCTTCAATTTGGCGCAGTGGTATCATTTTCTTAAGTGCTGCAAATGCTTTGACCGTTACGTGTTTGTCCTTAAGTAATTCAACTGCCTCTGGACATATCCCAGCAAGTAACTGCTTCTTCACCTGCAACGTCTTCACGTCAATATTGAGCGCCTTGGCAATGCGCGCGTCTGAAGCCCCTCGCTCGATCGCCTTCAGAATCATCCGGTGCTCTTGGATGATAGCAAGACGATTCACGCGTTTATTATAAGTGTATCCTTCATCATCCGTAGAAATCAGGCAGCCGACTTCTGCCGCTCCTATTTCTTTCAGTATTTCGACTCGAAGATGGCCGTCGAGCAGAAGATACTTTCCAGGTGATTCCCGATCGCGCGCTATAACAGGCGGTTCGATAATTCCGACTTCGCGGATAGAAGTCGCGATTTGGAGATATTTGGGGGTCCTCCTAAGAGCTGCAGAAACCAGCTTCAAAGGCTGGATGTCGGAGATGGCGACACGGATGCCGATTTCCTCGAAGGCAATTTTCACGGCGGCACCTGAAGTTCTACGACCAGTCATGTGACACCCCCCATTTGAAGTCGTTCTCCGAGATTCCGA
This genomic window from Pirellulales bacterium contains:
- a CDS encoding plasmid partitioning protein RepB C-terminal domain-containing protein, with product MKIAFEEIGIRVAISDIQPLKLVSAALRRTPKYLQIATSIREVGIIEPPVIARDRESPGKYLLLDGHLRVEILKEIGAAEVGCLISTDDEGYTYNKRVNRLAIIQEHRMILKAIERGASDARIAKALNIDVKTLQVKKQLLAGICPEAVELLKDKHVTVKAFAALKKMIPLRQIEAADLMIAMNKYTVSYADSLLAATPQSQLVDPGKPKAPKGLSNEQLALMEHESVNLEREFKIAEQSYGTDHLDLVLAKGYVNRLLGNARVVRYLAQHQQELLSEFQKITESDNAVG